AATTATTGATCAAAAGTAATTATTTTTTGTTTTGATATGGTCAATTTAACTTTCTATTAATGATATTTTAATACTTTAGCACAAAATTAAAATGAATGAATTACCTAGAACATATTGGTAAATATTTTATGATGTTAGGTAGAGTTTTTAAAAAACCGCAAAAAGGAAAGGTTTTTTATGAGGCTTTACTAAAAGAAATTGATGATTTAGGCTTAAAGTCTTTAGGTATAATAATGTTTATTTCCTTTTTTATAGGAGGTGTAATTGCATTGCAAACGGCTTTAAACTTAGACAATCCATTTATTCCGAAATCTTTAATAGGTTTTGCTGCAAAACGTTCTATTATTTTAGAGTTTGCACCTACTTTTTGTTCTATTATTTTAGCGGGTAAAGTAGGGTCTTATATAACATCTAGTATTGGTACAATGCGTGTTACAGAACAAATTGATGCGTTAGAAGTTATGGGTATAAATGCACTAAGTCATTTGGTGTTACCTAAAGTTTTAGCAACCGTTTTCTTTTATCCTTTCTTAATATCATTAGGTATGTTTTTAGGTATTTTAGGAGGCTGGGTTACAGGTGTTTTATCTGGTCTTTTTTCTGGAGCAGACTATATAGAAGGTATACAAACCGATTTTGATCCATTTTTATTAACATATGCTATTATTAAAACTTTAATTTTTGCGTTTTTAATAGCTACTGTGCCATCTTATCATGGTTATTATGTAAAAGGAGGTTCTATAGCTGTTGGTAAAGCAAGTACACAAGCGGTGGTTTGGACAACTATTTTAATTGTAATTGCAAATTATTTTTTAACTCAAATGCTTTTAACCTAAAAAATGATAGAAGTAAATAATTTACATAAAGGTTTTGGAGACGTAAAAGTATTAAAAGGTATTACAGCTACTTTTCTACCTGGAGAAACAAGTTTAATCATTGGTGAAAGTGGTTCTGGTAAAACAGTATTTATAAAGTCACTAATTGGTTTACACATGCCAGAAGAAGGGACTATTGCTTTTGATGGAAGAATTAATACGCAATTTACAGAAAACGAAAAACAACAATGGAGGCAAGAAATTGGGATGGTTTTTCAGGGGAGTGCATTGTTTGATTCTCAAACCGTAGAAGAAAATGTGATGTTTCCATTAAAAATGTTTACAAATAAACCTTTCGAGGAAATGTTAGAGCGTGTAAACTTTGTTTTAAAAAGAGTCAACTTAGAAAATTCAAATAAAAAATTACCTGCAGAATTATCTGGTGGAATGCAAAAAAGAGTTGCCATTGCAAGAGCCATTGTTATGAATCCTAAATACTTGTTTTGTGATGAACCTAACTCGGGCTTAGATCCTCGTACTGCCATTGTAATAGATAAATTGATTCAAGAAATTACAGATGAATATAAAATTACAACTGTAATTAATACCCATGATATGAATTCTGTGATGGAAATTGGAGAAAAAATAATTTTTTTAAAGGATGGTAAAAAAGCTTGGGAAGGAACTAGTGAAGATATATTTAAAACTGATAATGAGGCTGTTGTAAGTTTTGTGTATTCGTCTAATTTATTTAAGAAAGTTAGAGAGGCGTATTTAAATGAAAAAAGATATAAATAGATTTGGTTTATTTAAAATAAAGCATATCTTTGCAGCCGCTAAAAAGGAAATAAATTGACCTGGTAGCTCAGTTGGTAGAGCATCTCCCTTTTAAGGAGAGGGTCCTGGGTTCGAGCCCCAGCCCGGTCACAATAAGTTAAGAACTTCATAGAAATGTGAAGTTTTTTTTATAAGATAATCACTTTAAAAAAATGATTATCTTGATTAAAAAAAAATATCTTTTCAGGCAATAAGATAAAAAACTAAAGACCTGGTAGCTCAGTTGGTAGAGCATCTCCCTTTTAAGGAGAGGGTCCTGGGTTCGAGCCCCAGCCCGGTCACTTAAAAAGCTTCACATTTTTTGTGAAGCTTTTTTTATTTATAAATATTTAGAATAGGTTGTACTTTAAAATACATTCCTTTTTTTTTAAAAAGTGTTAATTTTTTATTGTCTAGTAATTATAGATAAAAAAAATAACAGAAAAAGAGAAGAAAGTTTTTTTTATACAAAAAAGATGTTATATTTGCAGCCGCTAAAAGCAACGGTCTGGTAGTTCAGCTGGTTAGAATACCTGCCTGTCACGCAGGGGGTCGCGGGTTCGAGTCCCGTCCAGACCGCAAAAAGCACTTCATTTATGAAGTGCTTTTTTTGTATAATAACTTTTTTTAAATGGTAATCTGTATTTTTTTTGAGTAAAATTATAAAAATTATTTTCAGACAACTTTTTTTGTATCTTTCACTCCTTAGAAATTAGTAATTATGGAAGAAAAGAATTTAATTGATGAAACAGCAGATCAATCTAAGCAAGATGTAAAAGATGGTGCTATAGGATTACTTTCTAGTATCAAAAAATATTTAAAAGAACTTTTAGATTTTAGACATGATACAGATCATGAAGCAACTATAGAAGCTATTAAGGCAGATATTCCTTTTAAAGGAGCTACAGCTTGGATTCTTATTTTTGCTGTATTTGTGGCCTCTATTGGGTTGAATGCAGATTCTACTGCAGTTGTAATTGGTGCCATGTTAATATCGCCATTAATGGGGCCTATTCTTGGTATTGGTAGTGCTTTTGCAATAAATGATATTGATGTTTTTAAAAAATCGTTAGTAAGTCTTGCTACAATGATTGTTTTAAGTTTATTAGCGTCATTTGTCTTTTTCTATTTTTTTCCATTAAGCGAAGACACCTCAGAGTTGTTAGGTAGAACAAAACCGGATATTAGAGATGTATTAATTGCCTTTTTTGGTGGTTTGGCATTAATGGTTGCAAGAACAAAAAAGGGGACCGTTGCCTCGGTAATTTTTGGAGTAGCAATTGCTACCGCTTTAATGCCGCCTTTATGTACTGCTGGTTATGGATTGGCAAAAGGGTTTTCTGGAGATTCAGTAGGGTTTACGTATGCTTTTGGAGCAATGTATTTATTTACTATTAATACTATCTTTATTGCTTTGGCAACATTTTTAGTGTTAAAACTGTTGAGTTTTCCAATGCATAAATATGCAAATGCAGCCAGAAGAAAACGATATGCAACTGTTGCAACAGTTGTGGGTATTGCAGTAATGATACCTGCTTTTTATACATTTATACATGCTTTAAATGAAAGCAGAATGACTTCTGAACTAAAGAAGTTTGTAAATTCTGAAATTAAAACAATTACCGAATTACAATTAATAGAGCAAGAGCCTTTAATATCTGATAAAGTACTAAAGCTTAACTTTTTTAATGAAGTGCCAGAAAGTACAGTAAACGTATTGTACAATCAGCTAAGAAATAATGATCAGTATAAAAATATAAAAGATTTTAAGTTAGATATTAAAGGAAGTGATACCAAGAGTTTCGATTTAATTACAACGGCATATAATGATAAAAGGCAAGAGTTAGCGGAAAGTAAAAATATAATTGCCGGACTTCAAAAAGAAATTGAAGATTTAAGAGGAACCGTATCTAATTTAAACTATAGATTAGAGCAAGGTGTGTTGGGTGAGAGTAACAAAGCAATCGCTTTTAGTACTGTTGTAAAGGATGCTAAAATTAGATATCAAGATATTAGAGAAATTGGTTTTGCAAGAGTATTGTCTTCTAAAGATTTTATAGAAATAGATACCATACCAATGGCAATTATAAAATGGAATACAAGTATACCAGATAGTATTATTCAGTTTAAAGAAAAAGAATTAAGAACCTGGTTGCAAAAAGAAATGAGTTTAGATACACTGTTTATTAAAAGAGAATATTAAATAAAAAAAGCTTCCTATTTGGAAGCTTTTTTTATTGAGTTTCTTATAAAATAAATTCAGAAACCGTAATACTTTTAGTCGTTTTTATAGAATTCTATTTCTACATTCTGATTGAATAAATACACCTTATTATTACTCATATTTAAACATTCAAAACGTGTTCTGCGTTTATTACCTCTTTTGTAAATAGTATTTTTAAAGACAAACAAACTTCCAAAAGGTATTTCGAAAATAAAATTCTTACCAGTTTCGGCTACATTTCCTCTTAAAGCTAAAGATAAATCTACATCAGCATCTGTACTTGCTTTTGGATTTTTAAAATACTTGGCTAAATAAGGAAGCATTTCCATTGGGTAAATTTCTGGACGTAAAAATGGCAACATTAAATGCTGAAAGATCATTTTCCATTCTTTACCATGTGGTTGTACTCTTCCAAATTTTTGATGTGTTACGTGATGCGCAATTTCATGCACTAAGGTTAACAAAAATTGATATTTGTTTAGGTTGTTGTTAACGGTTATTTGAAATTGTCCGTTTGGTAGTTTTCTAAAATCGCCATGTTTTGTTTCTCTCTGATTTACAATTTTTAAGGTAAAATTATGATCATTGATCAGGAATTCTATAAAAGGAATTGCTTTTGGCGGAACGAAATTTTGATAATTAGAACTCAATTGATACGCTTTTTACGGATTTGTAGATGAAACTTGTAATACTTTTCCGTTATAATACTTATTACCTGTTAAAGAAAAATCAAAGATATAGTTTGCCATTTCTGTAGCTGATATTGGTGCAACGTATCCAGGAAAAGCTTCTTCTAACATTTCTGTTTGTACAGCACCTAAAGCCAAAACATTAAAAGCTATTTGTTGTTCTTTGTATTCTTCTGCTAGTAATTCTGATAAAGTAATTACAGCGCCTTTGGCGGATGAATAAGCAGCTAAACCAGGAAATTTTAAACTTCCTTGAATTCCGCCCATAGAACTAATTGTTACCACATGACTTCCTTTCTGTAGAAATGGAATCATTAACTTGGTAATTTCCGCAACAGCAAAAACATTTACTTTATAGACTTCTAAAAAATCATCCGAAGATAATTCGGTAAAAGGTTTATTGATTAAACTTCCAGCGTTATTGATTAAGATATCAACTTGCTTCCAGCTTTTTTTGATGAAATGAGTTACCTTTTCTAAATCTGAATTTATTGATAAATCAACAGAAATTATCGTAATATTTTTATGATTAAAGTCTAAAAGTGGTTTTGTATTTCTAGATAAGGCTAAAACTTGATGCCCTTTTTCTGCAAATTGTTTGGCAAGTTCAAAACCAATTCCTCGGCTTGTTCCTGTAATAACTACATTTTTCATTTGTAAAAATTTAAAGAAGCAATTTACTTAAAATAATTAGGATACAATTAAAAGAATAGAAGTTACTCTTCTTTCTCAAAAACAATATGTTGGTATGCACCAATATCTGCATTTGTAGTTCTGTCTACACCTAAAATATCCGTAGTAATACCAGTTGATTTTGCCTTGTTAATAGCGTCAGATTTTTCGCCAATAATAAAATCATTTTTTTGAGTATTTCTAAAATCAGCGTTTCCATTTAAAATGATGTCTTGGTAAGAAGTACTGGTAAAATCTAAGGCTTCATTGTCTATAAAAGAGTCATTAGTATCATTAAATTTAATCATAGAGTTGCTAACATTATAATTAAATATTCCGCCACCATCTACTTTGTCTAAAACAAACTCTATGTTATTATTTCCATCAAAAATACAATTGGTAAAGTTGGCAGCCTGTAAATTTCTGGTTTCAATTATCTCTTGTCCAGAAGCATCTGTATAGGTAAAAAAGTTATTTACCAAAACAGCAGGTAATTGACGTAAGCCATTGTTCCAATAGTTGGCAAATGTAGCATGCGTAAAATTATAAGTACCGCCAACAGTTGCCGCTAAAGAAACCTGACCTGCAGAACCAACAACCACGTTGTTTGCTTCTATATTGGTTTCTCTACCTAGAATTCCGTAGCTAGAATGATTGTAAATTTCTGTGTTTTGTAGTTTTAGAGTTGGGGTAGAAGGTGTGCCAATACTATCAACCAAAACACCAATAATTCCATTTTTAATAATAGCGTGGTTTATTTCATTGTTTTTGCTTCCTGCACGCATCCAAATAGTTCCCCATTGTCCTGCAGTTTCACTAAAAGAATGCTCTAACCTGTCACCTTCAAAAATTACTTTATCAGAAAGTGTTCCGTTTACCTTTAGGGTTCCTTTATCATCTACAATTAAACCAGAATTATCATGAAAATAAACTTTTGCTCCGGCTTCTATGGTTAATGTTTTGTTAGCTGGTACTGCGGCAAAACCATAAATAACGGTTGGTTTTACATTTGTAAAAGTTAATTCGGTGTTGGTTAAAAAACGACCTTTTAAAGTTGTAGGCTCTCCGTTTAAAGTTAAACTATCTATTTTCATAGAGATTGCATCTTTACCAGGATAGATAAAGTTTGCATCTTGTACTAAAGTAACTAAATCTACCTTTTGTTGGTTGGTACCGTTATCAAACAAAATCTTGTCTGTGTATAATGGATTTACAACATTGTTAGCATCAATAGTGGTTTCTACAAAAATAAAAATACTGTCTTTAGCAAGAATATCAATGTTTTTAAAATCTTTACCTGGTATTCCGTCTACATTTAATCTGTAGTTAGAATTTGTGCCGTTTTCTAATTTAATTTCTGGAATTGTAATAGCATTGCTTCCACGATTATAAACCTTTAAATTGTATGTTGATGAACCAATATTTGTAAATACTGTGTCTAAAAAAACGGTGTCTTTAGAGAATTCTAATGCACCAAAACTTGGCGTTGTATTAAAATCTTTTCTACAAGAACTTACAGAGATAAAGGCAATACAAATAATAAAAGAAATAAAGTAACGCATATATTTAGTTTCTGTTTGCTCGAGTGCAGTTAAGAGATTGTATTAAGGTCTCAATTACGCTCAATCTAATGTTATTATGTAATGATCTAAACAATAGAACTTTTAATTAATTCAATTATTGTTTTTTAATTAATTCAATTTCAAATAATTTACCCCAATGTTTACCAGTTACAAAAAGGCGGTTGTTTTCTTCATCAAAAGCAATTCCGTTTAAAACTTCGTCTTGCGGAACTAACTTCTGTGTTTTTTCCATTTCTGTTTTTAAAGATTTTAAATTTGCAATACCTTCTACAACACCCGTTTTTGGGTCTATAATAACAATAGCGTTTTGCTGATATTTGTTGGCGTAAATTTTTCCGTTAATCAATTCTAACTCATTTAAGTTATCTACCGCGTATTTATTAGTGTAAACCTGAATCGATTTTTGTTCTTTTAAAGTCTCAGGATCTAAAAACCAAATTTTAGACGTACCGTCAGATTTAATTAGTTCTTTTCCATTATGTGTTAATCCCCAACCTTCTGCACTATTATTATAGGTAAACTCTTTTTCTTGTTTAAAGGTTTCTAAATTATATACAAATCCTTTTTTAGCCTGCCATGTTAACCAATATATTTTGTTATTAAAAATGGTCATTCCTTCTCCAAAATATTTTTTATCTAAATCTACGGATTGTACAACTTTACCTGTTTTAATTTCAACCTTTCTTAAAGTAGATTGTCCTCTACGACCTGTAGTTTCATATAAAAAACCATCATGATATTCTAAACCTTGTGTATACGCAGTTTTATCATGCGGATATTCATTTACAATATTGTATCCATATACTACAGGCGCTTTATCAGCTAAAACCTCAAAAAAGCTATTTTCTTTTTTTGTTTTTTCAGGATAAAAAACCAATGCAGAAATTTGATGCTTACCAACACCTAAATCTGTTGTGTTAATAGAAACTGTATTTCCTTCAGAAGAAATTTCTTTACCATTCACAAAAAACTGAACACTATTTATCGGTTTGTCTTCTTGTTCTTTAAGAGTTACATCAATATTAGAATTTAAAGCAACTTGTTTTTTATGATTTAGGCTGAATTTATACACATCAGAACAAGATGTAATTAGCAGAAAACACGCTAAAAAAGCAACAAATAAAGTACTATTTTTCATTTTTAAATTTTTTATATTTAATTTTTAGTCTTTTTACGAATTAAGTAAAGTGATGAAAAACCACTATTTATAGGTAAAAACAAGTGTAAAAGTAACTATTGTGATGGTTAGACCAAATAAAAACAAAATATTTATTTGTTAATTAAAAAATATAGTTAAATTTGCATCCTCAAAATAGTAAAAAACAACTATTTAGAGAACAGAGTGAGCTTTACCAACTTTACTCATGCAAACATAACATTAAAGTATTAAAATATAATAAAATGAGAAAAGGAATTCATCCAGAAAATTATAGAATGGTAGCATTTAAAGACATGTCTAACGAAGATGTATTTTTAACACGTTCTACTGTAGACACTAAAGAAACATTAGAAGTTGATGGTGTTGAGTATCCTTTAGTAAAATTAGAGATTTCAAGAACATCTCACCCATTTTACACTGGTAAATCTAAACTTATTGATGCTGCAGGACGTATCGATAAATTTAAAACGAAATACGCAAAATTCAAAAAATAATCTTTTTAGAATTTTCAACATATTTAAAACTCCAACATTTATTTGTTGGAGTTTTTTTTGCCATGTACTTAATGCTGTATTTCATTAATTTAAGAACTCAGTTTGTCTGTATATGGGCGTTCCCTAAAGGTCAGGCTTTTCGCTATATCTTTTTGCAGAAAAAGCAAAAAGGATGCCGCTGCAATCCTTAACGCAAACTATTTGTAAGGCTAGTGCAAAATATCGTACTAAATGACTATTTTTAAAGTCTTTTTTAAATAACCATTATATAATGAGAAATACCATACTTTCTGTTTTTATAGGAATCACTATTTTATGCGGAGTTTTAGTTTACTTTATACCCCAAACAGGAACCATCATTTTAGTCTCCATTTCTGGATTACTTACCTTACTTGCAATTTACGATAGTTTACAAACTACGCACTCATTATTAAGAGCGTTTCCAGTAATTGCAAGATTACGTTGGTTTTTTGAAGATGAAAGAGATAAAATTCAACAATATTTTATAGAAGATAATTTAAACGGTACACCCATTAATAGAGAAAAAAGGAGTATTGTGTATCAGCGATCTAAATTATCTAAAGAAACCGTTCCTTTTGGTACACAGCATAATGTATATGCAAAAGGCTATGAGTTTGTAAAACATTCTTTATTTCCTAAAGATCATCATCATATAGCAGGAGAAAGAATTGTTTTTGGTTCTGATAAATGTACTCAAAAGTATGAAGGTTCAATTATCAATATTTCTGCTATGTCTTTTGGCTCTTTGAGTAAAAATGCAATTATGGCATTAAACCAAGGAGCAAAAATGGGTGGTTTTGCTCATAATACAGGAGAGGGAGGAATATCTCCTTACCATTTGCAAGGTGGAGACGTTATTTTTCAAGTTGGTACAGGGTATTTTGGTGCAGGAAAATCAGTAGATGGAAAACGTGTTTTTGATGACGAAGTTTTTAAATCGAATGCAACTCGTACAGAAGTAAAAATGATAGAAATTAAGTTTTCTCAAGGAGCAAAACCAGGTCATGGAGGAATTTTACCTGCCGTAAAAAACACAGAAGAAATTGCGAAAATTCGTTCTGTAGAGCCTGGGACACAAGTAGATTCGCCTCCAGGTCATTCTGCATTTTCTAATTATCAAGAAATGATTGTTTTTATACAGAAAGTACGAGATTTATCTGGCGGTAAACCCGTAGGAATTAAATTTTGTGTGGGTAATAATGAAGAAATAGAAACCATGATGCAAGCATTTGCAGATGCCAATAATTACCCAGATTTTATTTCTGTAGATGGAGGAGAAGGTGGTACTGGTGCTGCGCCAATGGAATTTACAAATTATATTGGTACGCCACTTGTAGAAGGATTGGTTTTTGTAAATAAACTTTTAATAAAGCATCAATTAAAAGATCAAATTAAAATTATTGCTTCTGGTAAAGCTATAGATGCTTTCGATATTATAAAATACTTGTCTTTAGGAGCAGATGCAGTGGGTATGGCAAGAAGTTTTATGTTAAGTTTAGGCTGTATACAGGCAAGAGAATGTAATTTAGATACTTGCCCTGTTGGTGTTGCTACGCAAGATGATGATTTGGTAAAAGCATTGGTGGTAGAAAAGAAAAATGTACGTGTTAAAAATTACCACCATAAAACTATTGAAGCTGTAAAAGAAGTTGTTGCAGCTATGGGAGTGGCTTCTATTGCAGACATAAAAGCAAACCAAGTTTTTAGACGTAGAAAAGACGAAGAAGTGGTAAGTTTAGAAGATATTTTTTATAAAAATTAAGAGAGTATTTATTCCTATGAGATATTTTGATATTGTTATTATTGGTGGTGGACCCATTGGCATTGCTTGTGGTTTAGAGGCTCAAAAAAAAGGATTGTCTTATGTAATTATAGAAAAAGGACCTATTGTTAATTCGGTATATAATTATCCTGTAAACATGCAGTTTTTTTCTTCTTCAGAAAAATTAGAAATAGATGAAATTCCGTTTATTAGTAAAGAAGCAAAACCCAGAAGGAGCGAAGCTTTAGAGTATTATAGGCGAATTGCTACATCAAATAAATTGAATATTCATTTATTTGAAAAAGTAACTTCAGTTTCTAAGACAGCAAATGAGTTTACTGTTGTTTCTGATAAAAATTCATACAAGTCTGCAAATTTAATTATCGCTACGGGCTTTTACGATATTCCGAATACATTAAATGTGCCGGGAGAAAATTTATCAAAAGTGTCTCATTATTATAATGATCCACATTTTTATGCAGGACAAAAATTAGCGGTTATTGGAGCAAGTAATTCGTCTGTAGATGCGGCTTTAGAATGCTATAGAAAAGGAGCAGAGGTTACTATGGTTATTAGAGGTGCAGAAGTAGGGCAACGTGTAAAATATTGGGTGAGACCAGATATCATCAACAGAATAGAAGAAGGTAGTATTAAGGTTTATTATAATACTACAGTTAAAGAAATAACTAAAGATACTATTGTTATAAATAAAAAAGAAGGTGTAGAAACTTTGCAAAACGACTTTGTTTTGGCGTTAACTGGTTACAAGCCAAATTTTACACTTTTAGATGAAATAGGAGTTTCTTTTTCTAAGGATGAAAAGAAAATTCCTACGTATAATGATAAGACTATGGAAACCAACGTGAAAGGTGTTTATTTAGCGGGAGTTATTTGTGGAGGAATGGAAACTCACAAATGGTTTATAGAAAATTCTCGCATTCATGCAAAAATGATTATTGCAAATGTTTTAAAGCAGAGCGTATAAGTAAAGTGATATAAATTAAAAAAAGCCCAAACAGTTAATTGTTTGGGCTTTTTTTAATTAATCTTTGTCGACTTAAGTTTAGTTTTTCTAAAATAATTTTTTATAATAATCATCAGCCATTCTTTGGGTTGTAAACTCAGGGATAACATCATCCATGGCTTTAAAAACTATTTTTTGCCAAGTTTTAGGAGCGTCGTAATACGTAGGTAAAACTTTGTTTTCTAAAATATTGTATAAATTATCGGTGTCTATTTTATCTTGCTCGTATGTTGGTAAAAGATGATCTAGTGCAGGCAATACAAAACAATTTTCTTCATCTTTTTTAAATTCAGGAATCCAACCATCATCCGTAGATACGTTTACAGAACCATTCATGGCTGCTGTCATTCCACTTGTACCAGAAGCTTCACGTGTAATTCTTGGCGTGTTTAACCAAACATCAGAACCGCATTTTAATTTTCTAGACAAGCCTATTTCATACCCTATTAGCACTGCTAAATTAGGTTCTTGTTTAGATTGATATACTAAATGGTTAAAGGTGTCTATGGCACCATAATCAAACGGATAAGGTTTTCCTGCCCAAATAATTTGTACAGGGTATTTTTCATTATGAATTAACCTTTTAAAACGATCGTAATCATGTAAAAGTAAATCAGCTCTTTTATACCCTGCAAAACGTCTAGCCCAAACTATGGTTAACACATTAGGATCTAGTTTTTTTCCAGTTTGTTTGTAAACTTCTTCAAAAAGTTCGCTTTTTAACTGCGATTTTTTATTTTTATAGGCAGTAGCATTTCCTTTTTTCCAAGACTTTTTAATGGTTTCATCTTGCCAAAATTTTTGATTTTGAGCATTTGTAATCGGAATGATTTCACAAATACCTTCGTAATCTTTCCACATATCGTTGGCAACGATGGCGTGAAGTTTAGATACTCCATTTGCTTTTCTAGCCATTCGTAATGCAGCAATGGTATAATTAATCATACCGCCGTTAACCATTTCTTTGTGTAATTCTTCTTCAGAAAGTGTTCTTCCAAAGAAGCCACATCTGTTTAAATGACGTGCATCTCGTTCTTCGTTTCCTGCTTTTTCTGGCGTATGTGTTGTAAATACCATTTGTTCTTTGGTAACGCCTTTGTCTCTTAAATAATAAAAAGCAGGCAAGGCATGTCCTTCGTTTAAATGATAGGTATCTGCGCCTCCTAAAATTTCTACTACCTTGGCACCAGCAATTCCTAAAACAATACTTTGAGAGATTCTTGTTACTTGGTTTTGGTCATACAAATGGTTGGTTATGGTTCTAGACAAGTGGTCATTTCCATCTACATCTGTACTTAAAAAATACATAGGGACCGTGCCAAAAACCTCTGGTTTTAAAACATAAGCTCTTACTTTTACATTTGGGTTGTCGTGTAGTTTTATTTCTACTTCAATCCCTGTATATTCTAAAAA
The nucleotide sequence above comes from Polaribacter butkevichii. Encoded proteins:
- a CDS encoding MlaE family ABC transporter permease, which codes for MNYLEHIGKYFMMLGRVFKKPQKGKVFYEALLKEIDDLGLKSLGIIMFISFFIGGVIALQTALNLDNPFIPKSLIGFAAKRSIILEFAPTFCSIILAGKVGSYITSSIGTMRVTEQIDALEVMGINALSHLVLPKVLATVFFYPFLISLGMFLGILGGWVTGVLSGLFSGADYIEGIQTDFDPFLLTYAIIKTLIFAFLIATVPSYHGYYVKGGSIAVGKASTQAVVWTTILIVIANYFLTQMLLT
- a CDS encoding ABC transporter ATP-binding protein, with the protein product MIEVNNLHKGFGDVKVLKGITATFLPGETSLIIGESGSGKTVFIKSLIGLHMPEEGTIAFDGRINTQFTENEKQQWRQEIGMVFQGSALFDSQTVEENVMFPLKMFTNKPFEEMLERVNFVLKRVNLENSNKKLPAELSGGMQKRVAIARAIVMNPKYLFCDEPNSGLDPRTAIVIDKLIQEITDEYKITTVINTHDMNSVMEIGEKIIFLKDGKKAWEGTSEDIFKTDNEAVVSFVYSSNLFKKVREAYLNEKRYK
- a CDS encoding DUF389 domain-containing protein, which encodes MEEKNLIDETADQSKQDVKDGAIGLLSSIKKYLKELLDFRHDTDHEATIEAIKADIPFKGATAWILIFAVFVASIGLNADSTAVVIGAMLISPLMGPILGIGSAFAINDIDVFKKSLVSLATMIVLSLLASFVFFYFFPLSEDTSELLGRTKPDIRDVLIAFFGGLALMVARTKKGTVASVIFGVAIATALMPPLCTAGYGLAKGFSGDSVGFTYAFGAMYLFTINTIFIALATFLVLKLLSFPMHKYANAARRKRYATVATVVGIAVMIPAFYTFIHALNESRMTSELKKFVNSEIKTITELQLIEQEPLISDKVLKLNFFNEVPESTVNVLYNQLRNNDQYKNIKDFKLDIKGSDTKSFDLITTAYNDKRQELAESKNIIAGLQKEIEDLRGTVSNLNYRLEQGVLGESNKAIAFSTVVKDAKIRYQDIREIGFARVLSSKDFIEIDTIPMAIIKWNTSIPDSIIQFKEKELRTWLQKEMSLDTLFIKREY
- a CDS encoding SprT-like domain-containing protein, translated to MSSNYQNFVPPKAIPFIEFLINDHNFTLKIVNQRETKHGDFRKLPNGQFQITVNNNLNKYQFLLTLVHEIAHHVTHQKFGRVQPHGKEWKMIFQHLMLPFLRPEIYPMEMLPYLAKYFKNPKASTDADVDLSLALRGNVAETGKNFIFEIPFGSLFVFKNTIYKRGNKRRTRFECLNMSNNKVYLFNQNVEIEFYKND
- a CDS encoding SDR family NAD(P)-dependent oxidoreductase — protein: MKNVVITGTSRGIGFELAKQFAEKGHQVLALSRNTKPLLDFNHKNITIISVDLSINSDLEKVTHFIKKSWKQVDILINNAGSLINKPFTELSSDDFLEVYKVNVFAVAEITKLMIPFLQKGSHVVTISSMGGIQGSLKFPGLAAYSSAKGAVITLSELLAEEYKEQQIAFNVLALGAVQTEMLEEAFPGYVAPISATEMANYIFDFSLTGNKYYNGKVLQVSSTNP
- a CDS encoding choice-of-anchor Q domain-containing protein; this translates as MRYFISFIICIAFISVSSCRKDFNTTPSFGALEFSKDTVFLDTVFTNIGSSTYNLKVYNRGSNAITIPEIKLENGTNSNYRLNVDGIPGKDFKNIDILAKDSIFIFVETTIDANNVVNPLYTDKILFDNGTNQQKVDLVTLVQDANFIYPGKDAISMKIDSLTLNGEPTTLKGRFLTNTELTFTNVKPTVIYGFAAVPANKTLTIEAGAKVYFHDNSGLIVDDKGTLKVNGTLSDKVIFEGDRLEHSFSETAGQWGTIWMRAGSKNNEINHAIIKNGIIGVLVDSIGTPSTPTLKLQNTEIYNHSSYGILGRETNIEANNVVVGSAGQVSLAATVGGTYNFTHATFANYWNNGLRQLPAVLVNNFFTYTDASGQEIIETRNLQAANFTNCIFDGNNNIEFVLDKVDGGGIFNYNVSNSMIKFNDTNDSFIDNEALDFTSTSYQDIILNGNADFRNTQKNDFIIGEKSDAINKAKSTGITTDILGVDRTTNADIGAYQHIVFEKEE
- a CDS encoding glutaminyl-peptide cyclotransferase — translated: MKNSTLFVAFLACFLLITSCSDVYKFSLNHKKQVALNSNIDVTLKEQEDKPINSVQFFVNGKEISSEGNTVSINTTDLGVGKHQISALVFYPEKTKKENSFFEVLADKAPVVYGYNIVNEYPHDKTAYTQGLEYHDGFLYETTGRRGQSTLRKVEIKTGKVVQSVDLDKKYFGEGMTIFNNKIYWLTWQAKKGFVYNLETFKQEKEFTYNNSAEGWGLTHNGKELIKSDGTSKIWFLDPETLKEQKSIQVYTNKYAVDNLNELELINGKIYANKYQQNAIVIIDPKTGVVEGIANLKSLKTEMEKTQKLVPQDEVLNGIAFDEENNRLFVTGKHWGKLFEIELIKKQ
- a CDS encoding type B 50S ribosomal protein L31: MRKGIHPENYRMVAFKDMSNEDVFLTRSTVDTKETLEVDGVEYPLVKLEISRTSHPFYTGKSKLIDAAGRIDKFKTKYAKFKK
- a CDS encoding FMN-binding glutamate synthase family protein, encoding MRNTILSVFIGITILCGVLVYFIPQTGTIILVSISGLLTLLAIYDSLQTTHSLLRAFPVIARLRWFFEDERDKIQQYFIEDNLNGTPINREKRSIVYQRSKLSKETVPFGTQHNVYAKGYEFVKHSLFPKDHHHIAGERIVFGSDKCTQKYEGSIINISAMSFGSLSKNAIMALNQGAKMGGFAHNTGEGGISPYHLQGGDVIFQVGTGYFGAGKSVDGKRVFDDEVFKSNATRTEVKMIEIKFSQGAKPGHGGILPAVKNTEEIAKIRSVEPGTQVDSPPGHSAFSNYQEMIVFIQKVRDLSGGKPVGIKFCVGNNEEIETMMQAFADANNYPDFISVDGGEGGTGAAPMEFTNYIGTPLVEGLVFVNKLLIKHQLKDQIKIIASGKAIDAFDIIKYLSLGADAVGMARSFMLSLGCIQARECNLDTCPVGVATQDDDLVKALVVEKKNVRVKNYHHKTIEAVKEVVAAMGVASIADIKANQVFRRRKDEEVVSLEDIFYKN